The nucleotide window ggatattgcgcaaaggatatcggagttgcggagtcaactggccgattgagcaataggtcacaagagaggacgaagcgtcgaagaatcggacgaagcgtcgagggaccaatgacatgccggacaacttgattaatgcttagtattaattatctagatcaaagtgtgttttacatgtgcaggattaactacgatagcaaggtatgtaGCAAAattaagtcccagagtcaaggacgcgattttgttgggagttcgagagttcgtcggaagttcggacattcgtcggaagttctggcgaaaccagccgagaagtctcggagcttatcagagaagctcatcggaactcaccaagaagatcatcacaaaGTCCAGGACTTACcaagagtccaccggaacattactgagagatcgtcggaagttcgctggaagatcgccggaagaatagacttacggacttgtttagctcaaattatgtcttagatttcatagttagcacgtaattagatttaggctaacccaattaggggccagctaggcccatgtaatgactatgttgggcccaataagagacccaaacagtgccccaagaagtctcatcgtcatggcatagtcttcgagattgtgtcagacggtggtaccgctagtctggacagttgtaccacccctagcaaggtgttaggcggtgctaccactagtctaggtgatggtaccgcccagcactgccccccaggtgatggtaccaccagacatgggtggtggtaccgcccaaggcagtgttagtgtcagactaacactgggccgtggtaccgcccagcgcaggcggtggtaccgctcgtgcccagAGAACTcgagatggaaaagttttagactccaagtttaaatcaacttgaagcctataaatacctttctcatccctggttaaaacacacaagcatagagagtctaaaagcaaagaaacgctgctgcaatatctttagaaattccctcctctaagTATAGAAATAGATATAAATATAGAAATCTATGAATTTGTTATGTTTCTTACATATGcatataattattttgacataaaattttatttttgtattttgcaTATGTTATGTCGTAGGGTTATGCTTGCTAAAGAAGATATAGGACAAGGTGTTtaccattaaatattttatattaatgattataaaatattatatctatGACATGATAAATACTCAcctaaataaaactataaaagcTTATACTTGCTGAATAATTACTCACTATAGACTCTATTTTGCATATAAGAATATTAGTATCTCATTCAAGTGATTGGGTCGGAAAGTGAGCATGTGTAAACTCATGCTAGTGTAGATATATACGATGACCTATagacatttgtatatatataactTTTAGACATATTGTACATGCATGCTTTTTTTCCTACACTCCTATTATCATAAAAGAACTGAAAAGTAACATTCTACTTTATTTACACATATAAGGATGATATAGGTGAGCTTACGAGCAAGGTGTTACATTGATaactgatatattattttttttggattaaataaaaaatagtgtATCGCATAAAAGGATGGTTCGAATACTTTGAAATCTttacgaaagttttaaattgGACCCAAATGGATATCTATTAtagttttaataattttaaagattttttgatttatttgaatAAATTATGTAATATTCTTTTGATATTTGAACTTCAAAATAAATAGACAATCTATAGTAaaaatttggtaaaaaaaaaattaagttatgatATCTAATGCACAGTTTTTGGGTTTAAATCAAAATAGTGTATCACTCAGATCCAAATACTCTTAAAAGTTTTACGAAAGCATTGCATTGTTCTTAGATGAACATCtatcatatttttcttatttaaaattattttattttttatttatttagaatcTGAAAAGTTTATGGTTttcctattttctctttttttttatttccatcgGAATATGTTGAATCTATGTAATGTTTTTGATGCTTAAGAATAATCTTTGGTAAAAATTTAGCCTAAAAATGCTGTGAAGTTTTCATGAAACCTTCGAATGACACCTAGAATCACGTTCATAACACTTTttctattttatgtttttttttatattttttgttattttcagCATCTGAatagtttgaatttttttttctaatcttttaaaaaattttaattataacaaAAATATGATCTCTCCACACAATATTTTTAAATCGATTAGAAAACTATCCTAAAAATTTGGTTCACAAAATTTCCTAAAAATTTTCTAAGccctttatattttatttttaaaatatataattattataattatattattatttactttATAGTTAATTTTAAATGTATtaactataatttttatttttattattttataatttactatattttatatttatttattattttaataataaaaatgatatatcagtaatttatttaatataatttatttttgatattaggatgatatatattttctgattttttttgtataaatttaACTTTTTAAGGGTTAAAATTAGTAATTaaactatttttaaaaaaataaaaataaaaataatgatcggacctttcaattttattttttattttcttaaatatttttaaatattattttttaaaacggataaatattattattatattactttTAACTTTATAGTTAGgtaaattagttttaaatttattattaaaaaaaaattaatcgatATATATTAGTAAATATTTTGAACCTTTTCACGTCTTAGATTAATTAATTGAACCAATTTAGTTATATGGGTTAGTTTATTAAAAAGgtggatagaaaaaaaaatagtaactTAACTTTTAAggagagaaaaataattatttttaaggaagaaaaaaaaaagataaaactcGTTGGGGGATTCTTTTGCTATTTTGAAAATTTAGGATTATCTATAAAATGTTTGATAGTTGagatgttttaagaatttttttttaaataagaaaCTCTCTGTTAAAATTTCTCAAAACTTGGATGGCTACGCGTAACAACACGTTTTATACCGACCAAAACGTGAATTTGATAGGTAGTCTTGCCTGTGTGATCCCCACGTAtgagtatgaaatcaatcacttactgTTATTTAGAATTCGATGATAACGCTGCTGGCCACCGTCTGATCCACTTTCCTGGTGCTTCGTGTCCGTGTGGTTATTGTACAGGCCGGAGTGGATCCCACGCCTAACCCTCACGCTTACTTGTTCCCAACACCCCCGAACTCGATCCCCTAGTCCGTCGCTGCAACCCTTCGTCACTGGCGGCCTGGGTATGGAAACCGACGACGTGTCCTcatccgccgccgccgctcctCCTTCTCTTTCCCTCTCCAACCTTTCGAACCCTAACTCCAACTCTAATGTCTCTGTCGACGCCTCGAAGCGGAAAAAGGCCGCTGCCGCTCCGAAGCGCTTCGTGAAGTCGCAGATACCGGAGTCGATCCTCTCCGATCCCGCCATCAACTCCGCTGCTGCCATCCTCCCCTCCAACTACGACTTCGAGGTCCACAAGACCGTCCACCGCCTCGCATCCGCCGCCTCGCGCCGCCCCGCCCTCCAGCTCCCCGATGGCCTCCTCATGTACGCTCTTCCCCTTGCCGACATCCTCCTTTCCGCCTCCACTCTCTGCCTCGACGACGTCCTCATCCTCGCTGACCCCACATACGGCGCCTGTTGCCTTGATGATTACGCCGCCTCCGCCCTCGCCGCCGACCAGCTCATCCACTACGGCCACTCCTGCCTCGTCCCCGTTCCCTCCTCTCGCCTCCCCGTCCTCTACGTCTTTGTTAGCATTCGCGTCGACGTCGATCGGCTCGTCGACGCTGTCCTCTCCACTTTCCCCGCTTCCTCCAAACTCGCCCTTGCTGGCACCATCCAGTTTGTCTCCGCCGTGCAAGCCGCAAAATCCCTCCTTTCAGCCGAGGGCTTTGATATCACGGTTCCGCAGGCCAAGCCGCTCTCTGCCGGTGAGGTTCTGGGGTGCACAGCCCCCACAATCCCCAGATCCAAGGGGATTGAGGCCATCGTGTTTGTGGCCGACGGCCGGTTCCACCTTGAGGCGTTCATGATTGCAAATCCTGGAGTCCCGGCATTCCGCTACGACCCATATCTTGGGATCCTCGTTCTTGAGGAGTACGACCATAAGGGCATGAAGACAGCAAGGAAAGACGCAATCTTGGCAGCCCGGGAAGCCAAACGGTGGGGTGTCATACTTGGGACGCTCGGGAGGCAGGGCAACTCCCGAGTCTTGGACAGAGTGGTGGAGCACATGGAGGAGAAGGCACTGGAGTGGACCGTGGTACTCATGTCGGAGATTTCACCTGCGAGGATTGCTCTATTTGGGGACTCCGTGGATGCTTGGGTGCAAATTGCATGTCCTAGGCTTTCGATCGACTGGGGGGAGGGATTCACCAAGCCAATGCTGACAACATTTGAGTTAGACATTGCGCTGGGATATGTTCCAGGTTGGTGGGAGAAGGAAAGGATGAGAGTATCAGATAATTTTGATGGTGAGCCAGTCGCTAGGAAAGAGGAGACTTGCTCAACTTCTGGTTGTTGTCGGGCTAATTCATCCGGTTGCAATTGCAAGAGTGATGATCTACAAGCAGATTATCCAATGGATTATTATTCACAAGATGGAGGGGACTGGAATAGCTCATATGCCAAAAGGAAACCTCAAAATAGTGTGGCAAAGCTGCAGAATAAGGTAAAACTTGgtattagcatgttttgtatttttaatTTCTTTATCCTCATAGTTTTGGTTGAAACCCATGCTTAATTCTAGCTCCATGGACATTTTTCCGAACAATGACAGGAGACAAAGGCCTACGGTGGCTACCAACATTGGTCACAACCCATATACTATTATCTATAGAAATGACATTTCATGATACATGAACGTTTTTTAGTTAGTGCCAAGTCTGATCTGAAACATCAATTGTGGTCGGCAGATATGAGTTAGTTGTTTCTATAATTTTGATATTATCCAATTTGGTTCTTCATTCCTTTTTGAAATTTTGCACTCTCGAGAATACCAcatatggttttttttttcatagTTTAGCCGCATTTTTCAAGTAACCGTACCATCTATAAAATGCTCCATTTACTATGTGAGAAAATCCAGACCTTTGTGAACGCTTCTGCATGTTTTGTCTTCCACAcaattcttgatgattttatccAAGTTTTGGTAGTTTGAACTTATTCTTTTGTCGTTCCTTTATGTGTGGTTACATCTGATCTCTTGTTCAAGTCCAATTCAAGTTCTTGTTTTTACTAGGAACATTATATTCTGGCAGCTTTACACTTGCTAAATTCCTATTGATACCCAATAATGTTTCTATGATATCAGTACTTGGACACACTTCTACTCCGTGTCCTCCATCGATCTTATTCTGTTGCCAATGCATGTTACCTTTTGGTGACCCTTTGTTATAGCATTCACACTTCAGATCTTTAGGGTTAATTTGTGTATAGATCACGCTTATGAATCTCAAAATCTTATTCAACTGAGCTTCCACAGAAAGAAATAAGTAATTTGATTTGGTTTTCTAGTCCTCTCATCACTTATAAATGATTGCAGTTTGCATGGGAATGCATGTTGGTGCTCACTGTCTTTGTGAATGGAATATAAGGATAGAACTCCATTGCTACCTTAGTGCTGAAAGTTGAGTTTATGAGAAAAAGGAAAATCTTATCCTTGGATATTAGCAAGATCTCTATGTCTGTGGCACTTTGGTGATGCATGGCGCTCGTagatatttttgttttcttttttattttagttgAAGAGATGGTCAGAGTTTATTAGTGAGACTCTTCCCTGTAAATCAAATCTGAGTACTTCAGCAGGATCCATGCAATGACCTTAAATTTTACTTTTCTGTGGTGTTGGTGTTCACTAATATTTTGAGGACTGCAcgccaaaaagaaaaatattttgaggCATGCCACATGATTCCGAAAAATTAGCTGAAAGCACAGTTTGTTTTGTAAAATAATCATCTGTAGCAGTGCGTAATTAGAGATACAAAATGAAATTGATTTTGGTCCATGCATACGAAGATATGCTTCTCATACTAAATGAATATGTTTCTTTACTTCTGTTTGTAAGTCAGCTAGTGATGAGCAGCCCTGTTTGAAGATTGTACTCCAAAATAGctattagaaaattatttttagttaCTATAGCTACTTGTTATGCATACAACTCTGACAAGTGATTTATGAAAACCTCGACATTTAAAAGCAAATCACTATTATATTTGTGATTTTTATTTCTCTGTGAGTTGGTGATGTAAGTAGCAGGATCTCTGTTTTTTTTTCCTGACATTTCGGTAATGCATGCATGGCATTCCTAAGCACACAGAGCAACCCGAATTCTGCTAAATTGTTATATGTAGCTTCTCATTGTTCATTCCCCTACTTTATTGGCAAACTGTGTTACAGGGGGGTCAATTGGAATTGAGAACATGAGATGGCCAGCAATTAGTTTCACGCGCATTGTATCTGGATTGAAATGCTGGGAAGATCTACTTGGTGATGTTAGAACAAACTATGGTAGTAGGTGTGGAAGTACCCATCATGCTGGgatccaaaatattttttttttttaccgcaAAAGCTCTCCCATCGGCCTGTGAAAGTTTTCGATGCATCGAAGATCCATATATCAACGTTGGACCTCCATTTCTACATCTGAGGATTCATTGGAATTTCTTGTAGTTTTATAAGGTAGGGATTGTTATTATTGTTTAGAAATAAAAGTTTGCACATTTTGTTTACTGTTGCATTTCAAAATTGTTTATTAAAGTGGTAAGTAGTGAAGGGAAGCTGAGTCCGATACATCATAGTCAGAAGACTAACTGCTTGGATGAACCTTATTTTCCATTCACCTTAATCTCCCTCCCCAAACTAATAAATTAAGAATACCATGAAAGTGTAACCAAACTTTTGACTTGATTTCAACCTAAACTTATACATGAGACATACTAATCGGCGTAACCAAGCACTCTAAATGTGAAATATACGTCACGCTATATCAACAGGTGACATTCCAATCAACTATGCTGTATCAACCAACATCCTCAGTTATAAATATTTcaacacttgaaatatttctcTAATCAACTCGCGTAGGCACGATCAACCTCGTTCTCTCTCCATCATCTAATCTATTTCGAGAGTTGGACTTGTGCATCAAAATGGATGTTTTGAAGCACCTCGAGTgatcccaaagactccagaaacaCCTCGAGCAAGACAACTCATAGCATAGGTTATGCAAATCAAATTGAATTGTTCAAATCAAATTGAGTTGGTTAACTAGGTTTATGATTATACTTTACAATGGTTATAAAATATCTACTaaaatgattacttgtggatccGAATGAAACATTTTATCTAAcatattttatcttttatatgTTTTAAGGGATCATAGGAGCTTTCAAAAAAACTAACTTTTGCAAACGAATACCCAAGAATACTATATGATTATAGCAAGTTCATGACATTTAGTATCAAAATGAGACAAACACACATAAAAACACTTAGAAGACCTAACAAAATTATGTTAAGAACAACCAACATACATAACCATTTGGAGAAAACAAATATTGAGATATAGGAAAACAAATATTAAGAGGAATAACCAATCCTTCGTGGCCTgccaccaatatcattcgaacaTTACTGAAACATTGATCAATGCTTGTCCAACAGTTGGCCTCAAACATCTACCTCCAATAGTGGGTCATCTAAAAGAAGCTGAGGCACTTACCTGCAcactgatttgatttgattttattaCAATTCTGGAGCAATCTTGCATTTGTACTCGAGCCTTCATCCTATGTCACCTTTGCGACAACTATTACGGCAGCCTGTGGTTCACATATCATCATGGACGCTCTATCATCACCACATACAGGCAAAATGTAGCATCAAGTCAACATTATCAATCCTATCAGTGATAACACTGAAAAAATAAACCCATTTTATTCATCCCCAAATTGTGGGTCTATTGAACTAAACTACTTTAAAACACAAGCATCTCAACGACTCTTGCATCAAAACAATGGCGGGTAACATCAACcttaagagagagaaaagaactttggaaaaaaaatataaagagaagccaTAAAAAGCTTGTGCATAAATAAGTAAGCAACAAGCTATGGATTTCATTTGACCACCCATAAAATGATCCAAACTACTTCCGAAGAATAAATACACTTTATTACTCTTCCGTAATCATTCCTTCCTCGGAGTAGTGATAACTGCCTCCATAAAGCGAACAATATCTGAAATTCCTGGAAACTTACACACACATGATGTACAACAGAAGATTTATTTAATAGGGCATCATGAAACACAAGGATCACTGATAGTAGAAGAAATTTGTTATTGCAGGCTTCAAAGGCCAATGATGGGTAAGTTAAAAGTACTAAACACATAGGTAATGGGGAAAGTTGAAGATGATCTCCGCTATCTAATGAAAGGATACAAGAACTGCTGGTGGACCATGCCACGTGGGAAGCTGATGTGATTATATGGCTTATTCCTTAGAAAATGAGAATTATGGTTTGCCGTATTTGAACTTGGATGAAAAAATTGTTCTGTTGAGTTGGCTCTTCTTGACCATCACAGCCAACAATTTGAGTTGTGTAATTTAAATACATTTGACTTTTCCTATAAAATGTTCCCTTGAATTGTTTTTCTGAATcattaaggaaaaaaaaagtgaGCCAATTATAGACTAAGAATCAAAATAGATAATTATTGGAAGGCATTACCATGAAAAAAATTCAGTTAAGAAACTAAAGAAAATAATAGTCTACTAGAGGAAGTGACCAATAACATATCAGATGTTTGCCACTTACATTGAGTAATTCCACAGTAGTTTGATAAACCCAATAAAAGTCCTAGACATGTTTGATTCGCCACCTGCGTTTGCAAACAACTCCTACATATTGGTTCACTAAGAATGCACTTGGAGGTGAGAGACTAATACCATCTGCAAATGAAAGCAAAgtcacttaaaattattactcttCAAAAACAGTCAAAAGAAACTTGTGATATAACACAGAAATTAATACTATTTAGAAAAATTCTACTGATTGAAATAAATGCTAATTAGCAAGAAAAATGATAGGCGATGGTAGGAGATATGTTTTAGGATAATTTTCTGAAATCCCTAGTACCTAACATTTTGGTCCTCGGTAAAGTACATCATGCAAAGTGATGAAGGAAATCATGCTAATAAATGTGAGCAGAGCAGTCTTCAACACTTATGTAAAGATGTATATGTACATAAAAGGATTGTAAAGCACTGATACATGTACACCTAGAGAGAGCAAAGATAtgaatttttcattcaagattgtGTTGTACCAAAAAGACAAGGTTCTGGTAGTGGAATCATATGAAATTAACTGCGTACCTCTAAGCAACAACATTTTCTGTCATTTGCTTTCAGAGCTCAGTTGTCTTCCTAACAAAACAAGCCCTATTGAAGTAAATACTGATAAAGCCGCAGATGAATAGAATAAGGCAAGAAGAGCTCCCCTTAGTGACTGAATGCATAAACCAAATTCAACAGAATCAGGTCTCATACATATTATCAAACGACGGGAAGTCCAAGTACAAACAAAACAGAAAAATTGGCATATCAAGCACCTTTGCCAGTAACAATGCATTATCATTGGCATATTCTAAGGAGCTTTCTGGTATGTTTTCGATGCCCCGACTTATTTGCCATGAGAGGATCCTAAAATAATATCCAAAAATTAAAAGCAATAGAACTGATTGAAATAAAGTATAACTGCACTTGATGAAGTGATCATGAATCCCACAAAACAGCTGTTAGATGTGGTCACCGCATAGGTGGAGGCTACCGATGGATAGCTGAACAGTGGGACTTGCATCACAAGAGTCCCAAGATAATGCTACTAATATTGTGTAAACAATGAAGTTGTGAACTTTACCCAAACACTAAACCAATTCCAGCACCAATAAAGGCCTTTTTCGAAGTCAACTCAACCTGCAATTCACCAAACTGAAAAAACAGAATTATAGATAGCTACTCTTCACCATTTCATACAGATATTAGATGGGTAAATTTGCTACATAACCAGTTACCTTCAGGGTCCTGGTTTCCATTTTGGGCTCCACATCCCCTGTAACCACTGGACCTCTAGATAGCTGCTTTCCAATTTTAATCATTGTTGTGGCAATCTGCAAAACTTCATTACAAGATCCTTCCATTATCATAGAATTGGCACCAACAACAAGGTGAGAGATATATGAATGGTTAATGACATCTcacattaataaaaattatagaaaGGTGTTGCTATATTACTTAATAATGTCATTATACAATTTGGTACTCCCTCTGTTTTGTGGAAATCTAATAATttaccaaaaagaaagaaaatcataAGAAGAGCCATGTCAGCATTGCAGATTTGTATTCCATTTAATTACCATAAATGCATTCTGTTGACATAATAAGCTTCCTATACCATAAAGCATAAGATACAAAGGCTTCAATATTTAAAAGTAATTCATTTTGTCTATTCAAAAATGTTCATGATAACCAAAACTAGCAATAGACTATTGAATGGTGTCACCCGGTGCTCGCCTAGGCGCCTAGGCGAGATGTGGCCCAAGCACCCAATTAGTGGGATGGGCGGGCAAGTTCAATCAAGCGCGGCCCAAGTGCTCACTTGGGCCCAAGCACTAGGCGCCTACCTGATTGATCTATGGTTCAATTGAAGCAAATGGTCTCACGCTTAAACACCCCAAACCACCCCCCCACTCGACCTATGCCCTAAATGTAGAATAGCTCTTTCTCCCTAGCGTTTCCTCGATGCACGACGACTAACTTCATCTCAATCGACAACAGCGTCTTCCTCCAATGAGCTTTGCGTCCTCCTATCTGAGCTTTGCGTCCTCCTATCCATAGGTGAACAACGGCAACAGCTTCTTCCCTCCCAAtatttctctctttctcctcctcctacctCTACACCGGTTCATCACAAACTCCCGCCTCGTCGCAGCCCCCTTTTCCCTGATCCCTCTTCACCCTATTGTCGCAGCTCTCCCTGCCCCTGCTTTCAGACCACAGCCCCCTATCGTCCCTCTTTCCCAACCACCTAACAAAACAACCATGCAACCAAGCTCCTCTCATCCAACAGTCAGCAACAATCATCCAACAATCATCGACAACCATCCGACAGCCATCCAACCAAGCTCAAGATTCTGATTCTGTGGACAAGGTAAATGTCAGTGGTAAGAGAACATCAGgtaaaaaaggaaacaaaattaTTGTTGCTAACCCAAAAATTCCACAAACGAAAGGACCAATGgatttatatatgtttcaagaACCAGATAATTAGTGCAAAGTCAAAAAGGACCTAAGTTAAGACAAATAAGTATACATGATGCTTATAATAAGGAAGCAAGAGCTAGAACAAATCAATACATTGCTTGCTTCCTTTATGTATTCCCTTCAATAAAGCCTGATTAGACAGTTTTAAGCATCTGATTGAAGCAATTGGAAGATATGGTTCTAAGTTAAAGCTTTCAAGTTACCATGAGTCAAGagtttcatatttgaaaaatGACTTGGATTACACAAATAGACTAATGAAGAGACATAAGGAAGCATGGGCCAAACATCATTGTTCAATTATGTCAAATAAATGGACCTATAGGagacaaagaaaaataattaattttttaatcaattatTCACTGGGAACAATGTTTGTTAAGTCAATTGATGCATCATCTTTCATGAAATATGAAGAAACACCATTTGAATTACTTGAAAAGTTTGTTAATGAAATTAGAGAGCAAAATGTGATTCTAGTTATAACAGACAATGGAAGCAATTATGTTTTAgcaaatatgatattttaaaatattttgattatattacttttatgttttgaaataattatcatttttatttttatttttttaggaaaATTATGACAAGCAAAAAGGTCACACTTGTATTGAACTCCACGTGTGACACATTGTATTTATTTTATGTTAGAGAATATTAGAAGATTTCAGATATCAATGAGGCATTAGAGAATGCAATCTTTGTTATaggtttatatataattataccagggctttgaatatgataagAGAATTTGCAATTAATACGGAATTGATGAGATATGGTGTCACATGACTTGTTACTTCATTCTAACATTGCAAAGTATTCATTGGCAAAAACACAataggcaaaagaagcaaaatgtaAGAGAGCAAGTGTTATCATCCCGATGCTATCATTTTCGAATCTTATAGCTTATGCATTAAAAATGATGAGCCGTCTTGTTTGAGTTCTTCAGCTCATAGATAATGAGAAAAAgccaataataaaatatatttatgaggTTATGGATAGAGCTAGAGAAACAATTCAACAATCTTTTgatgaaaattaagaaaaatacacTGATATCTTTGCAATCATTGATAGAAGATGGGAATGTCGACTTCATCATCCACTCCATGCAGTAGGACATTATTTAaaccaaggtcttcaatttcgaataataccatccgatacgggcggtacataccagtccgtcAGCAGACCGATACACGGATTGCCCGTcgccttttataatatatatatatatatatatatatatatatatatatatatatatatatatatatatatatatatatataaaataaaaggcAACGTCGCCTTTCCCTTCTCCCACACAGGGCGATGtcgtcttttataaaaatatttatatataaaaaatcttttatatgtaaatatatatatttatagataaatatttatatataaatatatatatatatatataatagtttttttacttttatatatatagggGACATCGCCCCGCTTGGGGGAGaagagagaatatatatatatgtatgtatatatatatatatatgtatatatatatgtatgtatatatatgtatgtatgtatatatatatatcgaatggtataccgttcggtatacaataccgtaccgtaccgagcgaatgtcgaaactccggtacggtatgatatttcaatccttgatttaaacccaaaattattttataagaaaACCCTACAATTGAGTTTGATATAAAGTTTGATACAAAAGTTATATCTAGGTTATATCAGCATATTGCAAGAATGGTTCT belongs to Musa acuminata AAA Group cultivar baxijiao chromosome BXJ3-5, Cavendish_Baxijiao_AAA, whole genome shotgun sequence and includes:
- the LOC103985278 gene encoding uncharacterized protein LOC103985278 isoform X1, translating into METDDVSSSAAAAPPSLSLSNLSNPNSNSNVSVDASKRKKAAAAPKRFVKSQIPESILSDPAINSAAAILPSNYDFEVHKTVHRLASAASRRPALQLPDGLLMYALPLADILLSASTLCLDDVLILADPTYGACCLDDYAASALAADQLIHYGHSCLVPVPSSRLPVLYVFVSIRVDVDRLVDAVLSTFPASSKLALAGTIQFVSAVQAAKSLLSAEGFDITVPQAKPLSAGEVLGCTAPTIPRSKGIEAIVFVADGRFHLEAFMIANPGVPAFRYDPYLGILVLEEYDHKGMKTARKDAILAAREAKRWGVILGTLGRQGNSRVLDRVVEHMEEKALEWTVVLMSEISPARIALFGDSVDAWVQIACPRLSIDWGEGFTKPMLTTFELDIALGYVPGWWEKERMRVSDNFDGEPVARKEETCSTSGCCRANSSGCNCKSDDLQADYPMDYYSQDGGDWNSSYAKRKPQNSVAKLQNKFAWECMLVLTVFVNGI
- the LOC103985278 gene encoding uncharacterized protein LOC103985278 isoform X2, giving the protein METDDVSSSAAAAPPSLSLSNLSNPNSNSNVSVDASKRKKAAAAPKRFVKSQIPESILSDPAINSAAAILPSNYDFEVHKTVHRLASAASRRPALQLPDGLLMYALPLADILLSASTLCLDDVLILADPTYGACCLDDYAASALAADQLIHYGHSCLVPVPSSRLPVLYVFVSIRVDVDRLVDAVLSTFPASSKLALAGTIQFVSAVQAAKSLLSAEGFDITVPQAKPLSAGEVLGCTAPTIPRSKGIEAIVFVADGRFHLEAFMIANPGVPAFRYDPYLGILVLEEYDHKGMKTARKDAILAAREAKRWGVILGTLGRQGNSRVLDRVVEHMEEKALEWTVVLMSEISPARIALFGDSVDAWVQIACPRLSIDWGEGFTKPMLTTFELDIALGYVPGWWEKERMRVSDNFDGEPVARKEETCSTSGCCRANSSGCNCKSDDLQADYPMDYYSQDGGDWNSSYAKRKPQNSVAKLQNKGGQLELRT